A window of the Cannabis sativa cultivar Pink pepper isolate KNU-18-1 chromosome X, ASM2916894v1, whole genome shotgun sequence genome harbors these coding sequences:
- the LOC115712996 gene encoding extensin-like, whose translation MSKMGSPKALLLSALIVALVSLSFPLETTANNYLYSSPPPPKKYHPVPPYHYKSPPPPTPVYKYKSPPPPHHHHDKPHHPPTPVYKYKSPPPPTPVYKYKSPPPPHKKPYHPPTPVYKYKSPPPPTPVYKYKSPPPPTPVYKYKSPPPPTPVYKYKSPPPPTPVYKYKSPPPPTPVYKYKSPPPPTPVYKYKSPPPPTPVYKYKSPPPPTPVYKYKSPPPPTPVYKYKSPPPPTPVYKYKSPPPPTPVYKYKSPPPPTPVYKYKSPPPPVEKPYHPPTPVYKYKSPPPPTPVYKYKSPPPPTPVYKYKSPPPPTPVYKYKSPPPPTPVYKYKSPPPPTPVYKYKSPPPPTPVYKYKSPPPPTPVYKYKSPPPPTPVYKYKSPPPPIPVYKYKSPPPPTPVYKYKSPPPPTPVYKYKSPPPPVKKPYHPPTPVYKYKSPPPPTPVYKYKSPPPPVKKPYHPPTPVYKYKSPPPPHHHEYVYSSPPPPHY comes from the coding sequence ATGAGCAAAATGGGGTCACCAAAAGCCCTATTACTTAGTGCTCTCATAGTAGCATTAGTCTCTCTAAGCTTCCCTTTAGAAACCACTGCAAATAACTATCTATACTCATCTCCACCACCTCCTAAGAAATACCACCCAGTGCCTCCTTACCACTACAAGTCTCCACCACCACCCACACCGGTGTACAAGTACAAATCTCCACCACCACCTCATCATCATCACGATAAGCCTCACCACCCACCCACCCCAGTGTACAAGTACAAATCTCCACCACCACCGACCCCTGTTTACAAGTACAAGTCTCCTCCACCACCCCACAAGAAGCCTTACCACCCACCTACCCCAGTGTACAAGTATAAGTCTCCACCACCTCCCACCCCTGTTTACAAGTACAAGTCTCCACCACCACCAACTCCAGTGTACAAGTACAAGTCACCACCACCACCCACCCCAGTTTACAAGTACAAGTCTCCACCACCTCCCACCCCAGTGTACAAGTACAAGTCACCACCACCACCCACCCCAGTTTACAAATACAAGTCTCCACCACCTCCTACCCCAGTGTACAAGTACAAGTCACCACCACCACCCACCCCAGTTTACAAATACAAGTCTCCACCACCTCCTACCCCAGTGTACAAGTACAAGTCACCACCACCACCCACCCCAGTTTACAAATACAAGTCTCCACCACCTCCCACCCCAGTGTACAAGTACAAGTCACCACCACCACCCACCCCAGTTTACAAATACAAGTCTCCACCACCACCCACCCCAGTGTACAAGTACAAATCTCCACCACCACCAGTTGAGAAGCCATACCACCCACCCACCCCAGTATACAAGTACAAGTCTCCTCCACCACCCACCCCAGTGTACAAGTACAAGTCTCCTCCACCACCCACTCCAGTGTACAAATACAAATCTCCTCCACCACCCACCCCAGTGTACAAATACAAATCTCCACCACCACCCACCCCAGTGTACAAATACAAGTCTCCTCCACCACCCACCCCAGTGTACAAATACAAGTCTCCTCCACCACCCACCCCAGTCTACAAATACAAGTCTCCTCCACCACCCACCCCAGTCTACAAGTACAAATCCCCACCACCACCCACTCCAGTCTACAAGTATaagtcaccaccaccaccaatcCCAGTGTACAAGTACAAATCTCCCCCACCACCCACTCCAGTGTACAAGTACAAATCACCACCACCACCCACTCCAGTCTACAAGTACAAATCCCCACCACCACCAGTCAAGAAGCCATACCACCCACCCACTCCAGTGTACAAGTACAAATCACCACCACCACCCACCCCAGTTTACAAATACaagtcaccaccaccaccagtcAAGAAGCCATACCACCCACCTACTCCAGTGTACAAGTACAAGTCTCCTCCTCCTCCACACCACCATGAGTACGTCTACTCATCACCCCCTCCTCCTCACTACTAG